Proteins co-encoded in one Pseudophryne corroboree isolate aPseCor3 chromosome 1, aPseCor3.hap2, whole genome shotgun sequence genomic window:
- the LOC134956635 gene encoding uncharacterized protein LOC134956635 has translation MAVNLTADRMTCCKVRHWADFKSRVKIKSSAQWRFSRATGGGALPETVEFTDFEEQALVCVSYEEVVGVFKMDSNTPALACPHAMEAQEVQLTEAEELGSNDSSNVGPESPPPQPHTDTLPQPSLQELLSHMVRQGRNTTDFHDQMLLEVRELTSMIHELSSTMRQGMCDISSIAEGMRDMYWPRHADHGSPPWPEFQGGFNTCPIP, from the exons ttgggctgacttcaagtcccgGGTGAAAATCAAAAGCTCTGCACAGTGGAGATTTTCGAGGGCGACAGGGGGAGGGGCACTCCCTGAGACTGTAGAATTTACGGACTTTGAGGAGCAAGCCTTGGTCTGTGTGTCATATGAGGAGGTGGTAGGTGTGTTCAAAATGGACAGCAACACACCTGCCCTTGCATGTCCACATGCCATGGAAG CACAGGAGGTGCAGCTCACTGAGGCTGAGGAGCTGGGGAGCAACGACAGCTCCAATGTAGGGCCAGAAAGCCCTCCACCCCagccacacactgacacactcccccaACCCAGTCTCCAGGAGCTTCTGAGCCACATGGTCAGGCAAGGAAGAAACACCACCGACTTCCATGACCAGATGCTCCTGGAAGTCCGTGAGCTGACCTCCATGATCCATGAGCTGTCCTCCACTATgcgacaaggcatgtgtgacatctcgtcTATAGCAGAAGGCATGCGTGACATGTATTGGCCAAGGCATGCAGACCATGGCAGCCCTCCTTGGCCAGAGTTTCAGGGAGGCTTCAACACCTGCCCCATTCCCTAG